The Methanobacterium sp. BAmetb5 genome includes a region encoding these proteins:
- the ilvD gene encoding dihydroxy-acid dehydratase gives MRSDNITKGMQRAPHRSLLRACGVTDDEMDKPFIGVANSFTDIVPGHIHLKQIAGAVKLGISQAGGVPFEFSTMAICDGIAMNHDGMRYSLASREIVADTVESMAQAHSLDALVLLPTCDKIVPGMLMAAARLDIPSIVVTGGPMLPGEYKGEAVDLIDVFEAVGQVSAGKMSEEELDELEHCACPGAGSCAGLFTANSMACLTEAMGMSLPYCATTHAVDSRKIQMARESGEKIMELVKKNITPSMIMTQEAFYNAVVVDLALGGSSNTTLHLPAIANELRDKGVEVNLDLFDSLSREIPHLAAISPSGKHTMLDLHKAGGIPAVLKVLKDQIHAKALTCTGDPLESNFQDAEVTDTTVIHSLEDPVHQEGGIAVLKGNLAPNGSVVKQAAVSADMLTHEGPAKVFNSEEEATQGIFNGEVKEQDVIVIRYEGPRGGPGMREMLNPTSAISGMGIKSVALITDGRFSGGTRGPCVGHVSPEAMSNGPIAVVEDGDIIRIDIPQRKLELDVTEEEIKKRLEQVKHPEKPLKGWLARYSRLASSADEGAILK, from the coding sequence ATGAGAAGTGATAACATAACTAAGGGGATGCAAAGAGCCCCTCACCGCTCCCTTTTACGGGCTTGTGGTGTAACCGATGATGAGATGGATAAACCATTCATTGGTGTGGCTAACAGCTTTACTGACATAGTTCCCGGACATATCCATTTAAAACAAATTGCTGGCGCCGTTAAACTGGGAATCAGCCAGGCCGGAGGTGTGCCCTTCGAGTTCAGCACCATGGCTATCTGTGATGGAATAGCTATGAACCACGATGGAATGCGCTATTCACTGGCCAGCCGCGAGATCGTGGCCGATACTGTGGAGAGTATGGCCCAGGCCCACAGTCTGGATGCTCTGGTTCTTTTACCCACCTGCGACAAGATCGTGCCCGGAATGCTCATGGCTGCAGCCCGACTGGACATACCATCCATAGTGGTTACTGGTGGCCCCATGCTCCCTGGAGAGTACAAGGGCGAAGCTGTGGATCTTATAGATGTTTTTGAAGCAGTGGGCCAGGTTTCTGCCGGTAAAATGAGTGAAGAGGAACTGGACGAATTAGAGCATTGCGCCTGTCCTGGGGCCGGATCCTGTGCCGGATTATTCACAGCCAACAGTATGGCCTGTTTAACTGAAGCCATGGGCATGAGCCTGCCCTACTGTGCCACCACCCATGCCGTGGATTCCCGGAAGATCCAGATGGCCCGGGAATCAGGGGAGAAGATAATGGAGCTGGTGAAAAAGAACATCACCCCCTCCATGATCATGACCCAGGAAGCCTTCTACAATGCAGTAGTGGTGGACCTGGCACTGGGAGGCTCCAGTAACACAACCCTACACTTACCAGCCATTGCCAATGAACTAAGGGATAAAGGAGTTGAAGTCAATTTAGACCTGTTTGACAGCTTAAGCAGAGAAATACCTCACCTGGCTGCCATCAGCCCCTCAGGTAAACATACCATGCTGGACCTGCACAAAGCCGGAGGCATACCTGCTGTTTTAAAAGTGTTGAAGGACCAGATCCATGCCAAAGCCCTCACTTGTACTGGTGATCCCCTGGAAAGTAACTTCCAGGACGCTGAAGTTACCGATACCACAGTTATACATTCCCTGGAAGATCCCGTACACCAGGAAGGAGGCATAGCGGTTTTAAAGGGCAATTTAGCCCCTAATGGTTCGGTGGTGAAACAAGCTGCAGTTAGCGCAGACATGTTGACCCACGAAGGCCCGGCTAAGGTCTTTAACAGTGAAGAAGAGGCAACCCAGGGCATATTTAATGGTGAAGTTAAGGAACAAGATGTGATTGTCATCCGTTACGAAGGCCCCCGTGGAGGTCCAGGTATGAGGGAAATGTTGAACCCCACTTCCGCCATATCGGGAATGGGTATAAAGTCTGTGGCATTGATAACCGATGGAAGATTCTCTGGAGGAACCAGAGGCCCATGTGTTGGCCATGTTTCCCCAGAAGCCATGAGTAACGGACCTATTGCCGTGGTAGAAGATGGTGATATCATAAGGATCGACATACCACAAAGGAAACTGGAACTGGATGTTACCGAAGAAGAGATCAAAAAAAGGCTCGAACAGGTTAAACACCCGGAAAAACCGTTGAAAGGGTGGTTAGCCCGCTACAGTAGACTGGCCAGCTCAGCAGATGAAGGTGCTATTTTAAAATAG
- a CDS encoding acetolactate synthase large subunit produces MKGSQAIIKSLTDEGVDVVFGYPGGVLLPLYDVIYDSDLKHILVRHEQCAAHAADGYARASGKVGVCIGTSGPGATNLVTGIATAYMDSAPVVALAGQVGTSLIGNDAFQEVDTIGITMPISKHSYQAMDPSEIPQMIRSSFYIARTGRPGPVVVDLPKDVQEGELDYPENITIDLPGYKPTKKGHPLQVKKAAELILKSKKPVILAGGGVIHSESSEELQHISELIGAPVTTSLMGKGCFPEDHPLSLGMLGMHGRVASNMLVDECDCLIAVGCRFSDRTTGDVNKFAPNAEIIHIDVDPAEIGKNVDVTVPIVGDAKIILSHLLRILSQAKGRVSNANWTKHVKTFRASCIPRLSFDETPLKPQQVIKEISEAVTDDTIVTTDVGQNQMWMAHYFTSRNPRKFISSGGLGTMGFGFPAAMGAKVAMPDDDVVAVCGDGGFLMVCQDLATVKEYDIPVVVCVLDNRYLGMVAQWQKLFYDERISQTKLKAMPDFVKLAESFGVNAHRVERPGEMKETLREALDSGEPALIDVMIDPNEILPMVPPGCGLTEIVGEYQVERENPGEITYRPSAKETGGD; encoded by the coding sequence ATGAAGGGCAGTCAAGCCATAATCAAGTCACTAACCGATGAGGGAGTGGACGTAGTCTTCGGATATCCTGGAGGAGTCTTACTCCCCCTGTACGATGTAATCTACGATTCAGACCTCAAACACATACTGGTAAGGCATGAGCAGTGTGCAGCCCACGCAGCAGACGGCTATGCTCGGGCTTCCGGTAAGGTAGGTGTCTGCATAGGCACTTCCGGTCCCGGTGCCACCAACCTGGTAACCGGTATTGCTACGGCCTACATGGACTCCGCTCCTGTGGTAGCCCTGGCCGGACAGGTAGGCACCTCTCTGATTGGTAACGACGCCTTTCAGGAAGTGGACACCATCGGCATAACCATGCCCATAAGCAAACACAGTTATCAGGCCATGGATCCATCAGAAATACCACAGATGATCAGATCGTCATTTTACATTGCCCGGACTGGAAGACCGGGCCCAGTGGTGGTGGATCTTCCTAAAGATGTCCAGGAAGGAGAGCTGGATTATCCAGAGAACATAACCATCGATCTACCCGGTTACAAACCCACCAAAAAGGGGCACCCCTTACAGGTTAAAAAGGCAGCCGAACTGATATTGAAGTCTAAAAAGCCAGTGATACTTGCCGGGGGAGGAGTTATACATTCAGAATCATCTGAAGAACTTCAACATATATCAGAACTCATTGGAGCACCGGTTACTACCAGTTTAATGGGTAAAGGATGTTTCCCAGAAGACCATCCCTTATCTCTGGGAATGCTGGGAATGCATGGCCGTGTGGCCTCCAACATGCTGGTGGATGAGTGTGATTGTCTCATTGCCGTGGGGTGCCGGTTTTCAGACCGTACCACCGGTGATGTAAATAAATTCGCACCTAACGCGGAAATAATTCATATCGACGTTGACCCCGCAGAGATCGGTAAGAACGTGGATGTTACCGTGCCCATTGTGGGTGACGCCAAGATCATTCTATCCCATCTCTTACGAATATTATCCCAGGCCAAAGGCCGTGTCAGCAATGCTAACTGGACTAAGCACGTGAAAACATTCAGGGCCAGCTGTATCCCTCGCCTTTCATTTGATGAAACCCCTCTTAAACCCCAACAGGTTATAAAAGAGATTTCGGAAGCAGTTACTGATGATACTATAGTGACCACTGATGTCGGCCAGAACCAGATGTGGATGGCCCATTATTTCACTTCCCGGAATCCCCGGAAGTTCATATCATCAGGAGGACTGGGAACCATGGGATTCGGTTTCCCCGCAGCTATGGGAGCTAAAGTGGCCATGCCCGATGATGATGTGGTGGCAGTCTGTGGAGACGGTGGATTCTTAATGGTCTGCCAGGATCTGGCTACAGTCAAGGAATACGATATACCAGTGGTGGTCTGTGTCCTGGATAACCGTTACTTAGGAATGGTGGCCCAGTGGCAGAAGCTATTCTACGACGAGAGGATATCCCAGACCAAACTCAAAGCCATGCCGGACTTTGTTAAACTGGCTGAGTCCTTTGGAGTAAACGCCCATAGGGTGGAACGTCCAGGGGAAATGAAAGAAACCCTCCGGGAAGCTCTGGATTCTGGAGAACCAGCCCTTATTGACGTTATGATCGACCCCAATGAGATCCTGCCCATGGTTCCTCCCGGATGTGGTCTGACAGAGATCGTGGGAGAATACCAGGTGGAAAGGGAAAATCCAGGTGAAATAACCTACCGGCCTTCGGCCAAGGAAACCGGGGGTGACTAG
- the purD gene encoding phosphoribosylamine--glycine ligase, with amino-acid sequence MKILVIGTGAREHAICQTLHEEADIYSIMSNHNPGIARISQFKVGSEMDIEGVKKYAKDRKVDLAIIGPEAPLEQGIVDALQGVRIPCVGPTKEAARIETDKAFMRELFANYKISGSIAYGAFDTVEDAAQFIDDFGEDVVVKPVGLTGGKGVKIVGEHLEDAEDAKNYVKEIIDNKIGGHASVVIEERLIGEEFTVQALVDGDHLIPMPAVQDHPHAYEGDQGPITGGMGSYSDKNGLLPFLDSKDYDAAVKVMEETIAAVKKEASPYKGVLYGQFMLCRDGPKLVEYNARFGDPEAMNVLPLLETSMIELCQGVVDGNLKKAQFKPQATVCKYLVPNGYPESGKAGQPIQVNEEKIKEEGGMVFYAAVNQKDGNILTTGSRALGLVTTADSIAEAEERCERATQYVQGDLYHRRDVGTEKLIAQRIQHMQEIREQ; translated from the coding sequence ATGAAGATTCTGGTGATAGGAACTGGAGCAAGAGAACACGCCATATGTCAGACGTTACATGAAGAAGCTGATATTTATTCAATAATGAGTAATCATAACCCGGGTATTGCCCGCATTTCTCAATTCAAGGTTGGAAGTGAGATGGACATTGAAGGGGTGAAAAAATACGCCAAAGACCGGAAAGTGGACCTGGCCATCATCGGTCCCGAGGCACCCCTGGAACAGGGCATTGTGGATGCACTTCAGGGTGTAAGAATCCCCTGTGTGGGTCCAACAAAGGAGGCAGCCAGAATTGAAACTGACAAGGCTTTTATGCGTGAATTATTTGCCAATTACAAAATATCGGGTTCAATTGCCTATGGTGCCTTCGATACAGTGGAAGATGCTGCCCAATTCATTGATGATTTTGGAGAGGACGTAGTGGTGAAACCGGTGGGTTTAACCGGTGGAAAAGGTGTTAAAATCGTAGGTGAACACCTGGAAGATGCTGAAGATGCTAAAAACTACGTAAAAGAAATTATTGATAATAAAATAGGTGGTCATGCCAGTGTGGTTATTGAGGAACGCCTGATAGGGGAAGAATTTACAGTACAGGCCCTGGTTGACGGGGACCACTTGATTCCCATGCCAGCCGTACAGGACCATCCCCATGCCTACGAGGGGGATCAGGGTCCAATAACTGGAGGGATGGGATCATACTCAGATAAAAATGGGTTATTACCTTTCCTGGATTCAAAAGATTATGATGCTGCGGTTAAAGTAATGGAAGAAACCATTGCCGCTGTTAAAAAAGAAGCAAGTCCATATAAGGGAGTTCTTTATGGTCAGTTCATGTTATGCCGTGATGGACCTAAACTGGTGGAATACAACGCCCGTTTCGGAGATCCGGAGGCCATGAATGTTTTACCTCTACTGGAAACTAGTATGATAGAGTTATGCCAGGGAGTGGTGGATGGAAACCTTAAAAAGGCTCAATTCAAACCCCAGGCAACGGTGTGCAAGTACCTGGTGCCCAATGGTTATCCAGAAAGTGGTAAAGCTGGACAGCCCATCCAAGTAAATGAAGAAAAGATAAAGGAAGAAGGTGGCATGGTGTTTTACGCTGCAGTGAATCAAAAGGACGGAAATATATTAACCACAGGTTCCCGGGCTCTGGGCCTGGTTACCACTGCCGATAGTATAGCCGAGGCAGAAGAACGGTGTGAAAGGGCCACCCAGTATGTTCAGGGAGACCTGTACCACCGGCGTGATGTGGGAACAGAGAAACTCATTGCCCAGAGAATCCAGCATATGCAGGAAATTCGGGAACAGTAA
- the argF gene encoding ornithine carbamoyltransferase has protein sequence MKHLLSALDARDHLEKILEDAEKFKNGEGPEAPLKGKSLAMVFEKSSTRTRISFEVGMYQLGGHPLYLSASDLQLGRGEIIPDTARAMSRYVDGIMIRAREHDDVLQFAQYADIPVINGLTNLEHPCQAFTDIFTIRERKNTLDLKMTFLGDGNNVCNSLLLATAMVGIDFTVACPPNYEPDSIILKEARKIAQQSGSIINITDDVAAAVKDADVLYTDVWVSMGDEAEEAQRIRDMQDYQVNQNLVDMAAPDAMVLHCLPAIRGQEITEEVLNGPQSAVWDEAENRLHVQKAILYHLLKD, from the coding sequence ATGAAGCACCTTTTATCTGCGTTAGACGCACGAGATCATCTGGAGAAAATATTAGAAGACGCTGAGAAGTTTAAAAATGGGGAAGGTCCAGAAGCACCATTAAAAGGTAAGTCTCTGGCCATGGTTTTCGAAAAATCCTCAACTCGTACCAGGATATCATTTGAAGTTGGCATGTACCAGTTGGGTGGACATCCTCTCTACTTATCGGCTTCTGATCTACAGTTAGGAAGAGGAGAAATAATACCCGACACTGCCCGGGCCATGAGCCGTTACGTGGATGGGATCATGATCCGAGCACGTGAGCACGACGATGTTCTCCAGTTTGCCCAGTACGCAGATATACCGGTGATAAATGGTTTAACCAACCTGGAACACCCATGTCAGGCCTTCACGGATATTTTTACTATTAGGGAACGCAAAAACACCTTAGATCTTAAAATGACCTTCCTCGGGGATGGGAACAATGTTTGTAATTCTTTATTGCTGGCCACCGCCATGGTGGGTATTGATTTCACTGTAGCGTGCCCCCCTAACTATGAACCCGACTCCATTATCCTCAAAGAGGCCCGCAAGATAGCTCAACAATCAGGTTCCATCATAAACATCACCGATGATGTTGCTGCCGCAGTTAAAGATGCGGATGTTTTGTACACTGATGTTTGGGTCAGCATGGGTGACGAAGCAGAAGAAGCCCAGAGAATAAGGGATATGCAGGATTACCAGGTTAACCAGAACTTGGTGGATATGGCCGCCCCGGATGCCATGGTACTTCACTGCCTCCCCGCAATAAGGGGTCAGGAAATAACTGAAGAAGTTTTAAACGGACCACAGTCTGCAGTATGGGATGAAGCAGAAAACCGGCTGCATGTCCAGAAGGCTATACTCTACCATTTGCTTAAAGATTAG
- a CDS encoding TetR/AcrR family transcriptional regulator, whose protein sequence is MSNGTEQKILEAALKVFSEKGYTGARTRIIAERSGFTEMTLFRKFETKENLFNQVLTVNQQKIMEKVNSLVPLDDEITDPKAQFKVLIFNLVDLIDENFDYVNIIIYERDRASKSITELFISHLGDYLKKFPQDKIDSNVLAYMILSFLYFIILNKESEDAMLNMDEAVEEFITYHSNSLEL, encoded by the coding sequence ATGTCTAATGGTACTGAACAGAAAATATTGGAAGCTGCTCTAAAAGTTTTCTCAGAAAAAGGTTATACGGGAGCTAGAACCCGTATAATAGCCGAAAGATCTGGTTTCACAGAGATGACACTGTTTAGAAAGTTTGAAACCAAGGAAAATCTTTTTAATCAAGTGTTAACTGTGAATCAGCAGAAGATAATGGAAAAGGTGAACTCCCTAGTGCCTTTGGATGATGAAATAACTGATCCTAAAGCCCAGTTCAAGGTTTTAATATTCAATTTAGTGGATTTAATTGACGAAAACTTTGATTACGTGAATATAATCATCTACGAAAGGGACCGGGCATCTAAATCCATTACTGAACTCTTTATATCCCATCTGGGTGATTACTTAAAGAAGTTTCCCCAGGACAAAATAGATTCCAATGTACTGGCCTACATGATCCTGAGCTTCCTGTACTTCATCATTTTAAACAAAGAATCGGAAGATGCTATGTTAAACATGGATGAAGCTGTGGAAGAATTTATAACCTACCATTCCAACTCTCTTGAATTGTAA
- a CDS encoding MgtC/SapB family protein has protein sequence MDMLLILKFLISLALGALIGIERERKQEGAEFAGIRTFILIALMGTLSAYMSKDLPYFWLLSFSGLVVLVGLSYLITTRKNGDVGITTEIAAFLTFILGLLCFTDEGMLLAPILAIIITTLLAVKPHLHQFAHQVSEKELLNTLKFLIIAFVILPLLPDEAIGPLAVFNPFQIWLMVVFISAISFTGYILMKFIGPEKGLGVTGIVGGLVSSTAVVTSMAARVKESQFLMKAAVFAATVASSMMFLRILFEVSVINPLLLPHLSAPMIVMGVLGILLGIIIWRRAEIRQMDADLQLENPFSLKPALIFGALFLAILFLSKIANMYLGSSGVYLASIISGVADVDAITISMALLAPETIPNSTAVTAITLAAISNTFFKFLIALFLGTRKFARNIGIIFLIIIIAGIISVLVL, from the coding sequence ATGGATATGCTGTTAATCCTAAAATTTTTAATTTCCCTGGCTTTGGGGGCCCTGATAGGCATTGAAAGGGAGAGAAAACAGGAAGGAGCGGAGTTTGCTGGGATAAGAACCTTCATTTTAATTGCCCTCATGGGAACCCTATCTGCTTATATGTCAAAGGACCTTCCCTACTTCTGGTTGCTATCATTCTCAGGGTTGGTGGTTCTGGTAGGCCTCAGTTACCTGATTACCACTCGAAAAAATGGTGATGTGGGTATAACTACTGAAATTGCTGCATTTTTAACTTTTATCCTGGGACTGCTCTGTTTCACCGATGAAGGGATGCTTCTGGCTCCTATCTTGGCTATAATCATCACCACCCTCCTGGCAGTTAAACCGCACCTTCACCAGTTTGCCCATCAGGTGAGTGAAAAAGAGCTGTTAAACACACTTAAATTCTTGATAATAGCCTTTGTTATTCTACCACTCCTCCCTGACGAGGCCATCGGGCCCCTGGCGGTTTTCAATCCCTTCCAGATATGGTTGATGGTGGTGTTTATTTCGGCCATCAGTTTCACCGGTTACATTCTCATGAAATTCATTGGACCGGAGAAGGGATTAGGGGTCACGGGAATCGTGGGCGGACTGGTATCCAGCACAGCGGTGGTCACTTCCATGGCCGCCAGAGTTAAGGAATCACAATTTCTGATGAAGGCTGCAGTTTTCGCTGCAACAGTGGCCAGTTCCATGATGTTCCTGCGAATACTTTTTGAGGTTTCGGTTATCAACCCTTTACTCCTTCCCCATCTGTCAGCCCCCATGATAGTGATGGGTGTTCTGGGTATTTTACTGGGGATTATCATCTGGAGAAGGGCTGAAATTCGACAGATGGATGCCGATCTTCAGCTAGAGAATCCCTTCTCATTAAAACCGGCCCTGATCTTTGGAGCACTGTTCCTGGCAATTTTATTCCTTTCCAAGATAGCCAACATGTACCTGGGGAGCAGTGGTGTCTACCTGGCCAGTATCATATCGGGAGTAGCGGATGTGGATGCCATTACCATAAGCATGGCATTACTGGCACCGGAAACCATTCCCAACAGTACAGCAGTAACTGCCATAACCCTGGCTGCCATTTCCAATACATTTTTCAAATTTTTAATAGCATTATTTCTGGGTACCAGGAAATTCGCCCGAAATATTGGTATTATATTTTTAATCATTATAATCGCCGGTATAATCTCAGTTCTGGTGCTGTAA
- a CDS encoding GNAT family N-acetyltransferase, translating to MNTILRGRNGYWKRNETMLEGKYMEYTLRVCQKRDFRDLKEIYQECVEFHQKNGYSLKKLPDAPEIFLQYVGELMESADAVVLVAAGDKGVMGYCISKVGEKPPVYANVKYGLIDNLAVAEKYQRKGVGQQLFLESVKWFKKKGLSRIELEVAVFNPKSVKFWKKMGFETFMNLMEWEM from the coding sequence ATGAATACAATCCTTCGTGGAAGGAATGGATACTGGAAACGAAACGAAACGATGTTAGAGGGTAAATATATGGAATATACTTTAAGAGTTTGTCAAAAACGAGATTTTAGGGATTTAAAGGAGATATACCAGGAATGCGTTGAATTCCATCAAAAAAATGGTTATTCTCTAAAGAAATTACCCGATGCTCCGGAGATTTTCCTGCAGTATGTTGGGGAGTTAATGGAATCTGCGGATGCCGTGGTCCTGGTGGCTGCAGGTGATAAGGGGGTAATGGGGTACTGCATATCTAAAGTAGGTGAGAAACCCCCGGTATATGCCAATGTTAAGTATGGTCTGATAGATAACCTGGCTGTGGCCGAGAAATACCAGAGGAAGGGGGTAGGCCAACAATTGTTCCTGGAGTCAGTCAAATGGTTTAAAAAAAAGGGATTAAGTCGTATTGAACTGGAAGTTGCTGTTTTCAATCCCAAGTCAGTTAAATTCTGGAAAAAAATGGGATTTGAAACTTTCATGAATCTAATGGAATGGGAAATGTAA
- the ilvN gene encoding acetolactate synthase small subunit — protein MDEQRSHIISALVMHRPGVLQRVSGLFTRRGFNIDSITVGPSEQDGLARMTIISRGDDKILEQIIKQLNKIIEVIKVRDLDPEGTVVRELCLIKTHATSESARSEILQYANIFRGRIVDVGPENLTLEITGTPDKIDALIDLLRAYGIKEIARTGPTAISRGSKTI, from the coding sequence ATGGATGAACAGCGAAGCCACATAATCAGTGCCCTGGTAATGCACCGTCCCGGTGTCCTGCAACGTGTATCCGGTCTTTTCACCCGCAGAGGTTTCAACATTGACAGTATCACTGTGGGACCATCGGAACAGGATGGTTTGGCCCGTATGACCATCATCTCCCGGGGTGACGATAAGATTCTGGAGCAGATCATCAAGCAACTCAACAAGATCATCGAGGTGATCAAGGTTCGGGACCTGGATCCCGAGGGTACTGTTGTCCGGGAGTTATGTCTCATCAAGACCCACGCCACATCAGAAAGTGCCCGTTCGGAAATCCTCCAGTACGCCAACATATTCCGGGGCAGAATCGTTGATGTTGGTCCGGAAAATCTTACTCTGGAGATTACCGGTACACCTGATAAAATCGACGCCCTTATCGATCTGTTAAGAGCATACGGTATAAAAGAAATTGCCCGTACCGGACCTACAGCCATATCACGGGGTTCAAAAACCATATGA
- the argS gene encoding arginine--tRNA ligase, producing the protein MYKKLENKAIESVQNTIQTLGWEEPSEIKFEIPPNPNMGDMATSVAFQLASTLKKSPVDIAQSIVENLEVKSPFKTVETKGPYINFFFAPELFSRMVLESVQEDYGLLEEKNEKIILEHTSANPNGPLHIGHIRNAIIGDSLARTLRSAGYQVETQYYVNDMGRQIAMIVWGLQNLDYQMDPEGRGDVEIGKLYFQVNQELKANPEIKGQIDSILKTYEEENPPELESMFKKVVRKCLDGVEDTSRRMNIVHDDFIWESQFVRDGSMEKILKALDEYTTQNEVLYLDLTDYGIEKELILTRSDGTSLYSTRDLAYHLFKSQNSDQVVDILGSDHKLAIDQLKIALGLVGGKSPDVVFYEFITLPEGSMSTRRGVFISVDELIDEATQRARAELETRRPELGEDEKNNIAKIIGVGAIRYYISRLSPEKHIVFKWDEALSFERGCASIQYAHARACKLLEKVSEFNPANVDMDSLDFQNMDTLEIDLLKTLARFSTIIEDSARDLRVHPVAQYALEVAGAFNKFYKSVPVIGSDKELLRLLLVDKSRITIRNALDLLGIESPSSM; encoded by the coding sequence ATGTACAAGAAATTAGAAAATAAAGCTATCGAATCGGTGCAAAACACGATCCAAACCCTCGGATGGGAAGAACCCTCCGAAATCAAATTTGAAATCCCTCCAAACCCTAATATGGGGGATATGGCCACTTCAGTTGCTTTTCAACTGGCTTCAACACTGAAAAAATCTCCAGTGGATATTGCCCAGAGTATTGTAGAAAACCTTGAAGTTAAATCTCCTTTTAAAACCGTGGAAACTAAAGGACCCTACATCAACTTTTTCTTTGCCCCGGAACTGTTCTCCCGGATGGTGTTAGAATCTGTGCAGGAAGATTACGGCTTACTGGAAGAGAAAAATGAAAAGATAATCCTGGAACACACCTCGGCCAATCCTAACGGTCCACTGCACATTGGACATATCCGGAATGCCATTATAGGAGATTCTTTGGCCCGAACTCTCAGATCTGCAGGTTATCAGGTGGAAACCCAGTACTATGTGAATGATATGGGACGGCAGATTGCCATGATTGTGTGGGGCCTGCAGAATCTGGATTACCAAATGGATCCCGAGGGAAGGGGAGACGTTGAAATCGGAAAGCTATATTTCCAGGTTAATCAGGAATTAAAGGCAAATCCTGAAATTAAAGGTCAGATAGATTCTATTTTAAAAACTTATGAGGAAGAAAACCCTCCAGAACTGGAATCAATGTTTAAGAAAGTGGTTCGTAAGTGTCTGGATGGAGTGGAGGATACTTCACGTCGCATGAACATTGTACACGATGATTTCATATGGGAAAGTCAGTTTGTTCGGGATGGATCCATGGAAAAGATACTGAAAGCCCTGGATGAATATACCACTCAAAATGAGGTTCTTTACCTGGATTTAACTGATTACGGGATTGAAAAGGAACTTATTTTGACCCGTTCCGATGGTACTTCACTTTACAGTACCCGGGATCTGGCCTACCACCTCTTCAAGTCTCAAAATTCAGACCAGGTGGTAGATATTCTAGGTTCTGACCATAAATTGGCCATTGATCAGTTGAAGATTGCCCTGGGACTGGTAGGGGGAAAAAGTCCAGATGTTGTCTTCTACGAGTTCATAACCCTCCCTGAGGGGTCAATGTCCACCAGGAGAGGTGTTTTCATCAGTGTGGATGAACTGATAGATGAAGCCACTCAGAGGGCCCGGGCAGAGTTAGAAACAAGAAGACCGGAATTAGGGGAAGATGAAAAGAATAACATTGCAAAAATCATTGGTGTGGGAGCCATTAGATATTATATCTCTCGTTTATCCCCTGAAAAACACATTGTGTTTAAATGGGATGAAGCATTGAGTTTTGAGAGAGGATGTGCATCTATCCAGTATGCCCATGCACGAGCATGCAAATTACTGGAAAAAGTTAGTGAATTCAATCCCGCTAATGTTGATATGGATTCTCTGGACTTCCAGAATATGGATACACTGGAAATTGACCTCTTGAAAACACTGGCCAGATTCAGTACCATCATCGAAGATTCTGCCCGGGATTTACGGGTTCATCCTGTGGCCCAATATGCCCTTGAAGTGGCAGGAGCATTTAACAAGTTCTATAAATCAGTGCCTGTGATTGGATCTGACAAAGAATTGCTAAGATTACTTTTGGTTGATAAATCCAGGATAACCATCAGGAACGCACTTGATCTTCTGGGAATAGAATCCCCCTCATCCATGTAG
- a CDS encoding signal peptidase I — protein sequence MPKKQRNKKPAPSSSEEKTGMWREIASYVIIILVGIVLAQHLNVVVSGSMEPVFYRGDVVVIEKSNFIGLQEINPSDLKVGDIVIYNATWFPEPVIHRIISIQEGSDGQKYYVTKGDNNPKADPSLVSVNQVQAKVVSIGNQPLVIPKIGYITLWIRGL from the coding sequence ATGCCTAAAAAACAAAGGAATAAAAAACCAGCCCCATCTTCTTCTGAGGAAAAAACAGGGATGTGGAGGGAAATAGCCAGTTACGTGATCATCATACTGGTGGGGATTGTGCTGGCCCAGCACCTTAACGTGGTTGTTTCCGGTAGTATGGAACCTGTTTTCTACCGGGGAGATGTGGTGGTCATTGAAAAATCCAACTTCATTGGGCTCCAGGAAATCAATCCCTCGGATCTGAAGGTGGGAGATATTGTTATATACAATGCCACCTGGTTCCCCGAGCCAGTGATCCATCGCATAATCAGTATCCAGGAAGGGTCAGATGGGCAGAAGTATTACGTTACCAAGGGTGATAACAATCCCAAAGCCGACCCGAGTCTGGTTTCAGTTAACCAGGTCCAGGCCAAAGTGGTTAGTATAGGAAACCAGCCCCTGGTAATTCCTAAAATAGGGTACATTACCCTGTGGATCCGTGGACTTTAG